One Janthinobacterium sp. TB1-E2 genomic region harbors:
- the dnaA gene encoding chromosomal replication initiator protein DnaA — translation MDNFWQACSAQLELELTPQQFSAWIKPLIPLDYEEGKLRIAAPNRFKLDWVKTQFASRITALAIQYFEAPTEVQFVLDPRLALPKKPVAASTPASDPNGGAPSARAAEPQPSVPELSIGAAPRREQSRINTDLTFDSFVTGKANQLARAAAIQVANNPGVSYNPLFFYGGVGLGKTHLIHAIGNQVMADNPGAKIRYIHAEQYVRDVVTAYQRKGFDDFKHYYHSLDMLLIDDIQFFGGKSRTQEEFFYAFEALIAAKKQIIITSDTYPKEITGMDDRLISRFDSGLTVAIEPPELEMRVAILLKKAKQEGVTFSDDVAFFVAKHLRSNVRELEGALRKILAYSRFHGKDITIDIVKEALKDLLSVQNRQISVENIQKTVADFFNIKVADMYSKRRPANIARPRQIAMYLAKELTQKSLPEIGELFGGRDHTTVLHAVRKIALDRTKNPECNHELHVLEQTLKG, via the coding sequence ATGGATAATTTCTGGCAGGCCTGTTCCGCGCAGTTGGAACTGGAGCTGACACCGCAACAATTCAGTGCGTGGATCAAACCGCTTATCCCTCTCGATTACGAAGAGGGCAAGCTGCGCATTGCTGCGCCCAATCGCTTCAAGCTCGATTGGGTCAAGACCCAGTTCGCCAGCCGCATCACTGCCCTGGCCATTCAGTACTTCGAAGCGCCGACGGAAGTGCAGTTCGTGCTCGACCCGCGCCTGGCCTTGCCGAAGAAGCCCGTTGCCGCCAGCACCCCGGCCAGCGATCCGAATGGCGGCGCGCCCAGCGCGCGCGCCGCGGAGCCGCAGCCCAGCGTGCCGGAACTGAGCATCGGCGCCGCCCCGCGCCGCGAGCAGAGCCGCATCAACACCGACCTGACCTTCGACAGCTTTGTTACGGGTAAGGCCAACCAATTGGCGCGCGCCGCCGCCATCCAGGTGGCGAACAATCCGGGCGTGTCGTATAACCCGCTGTTCTTCTACGGCGGCGTCGGCCTCGGTAAAACCCACTTGATCCACGCCATCGGCAACCAGGTGATGGCCGACAATCCGGGCGCAAAAATTCGCTACATCCACGCGGAACAGTACGTTCGCGACGTAGTGACCGCTTACCAGCGCAAGGGTTTCGACGATTTCAAGCACTACTATCACTCGCTCGACATGCTGCTGATCGATGATATCCAGTTCTTTGGCGGCAAGAGCCGCACGCAGGAAGAGTTCTTCTATGCGTTCGAGGCATTAATTGCAGCGAAGAAACAGATCATCATCACCTCGGATACGTATCCGAAGGAAATCACGGGCATGGACGACCGCCTGATCTCGCGCTTCGACTCGGGCCTGACGGTGGCCATCGAACCGCCGGAACTGGAAATGCGCGTAGCGATTCTGTTGAAAAAAGCCAAGCAGGAAGGCGTGACATTCTCCGACGACGTGGCCTTCTTTGTCGCCAAGCACTTGCGCTCGAACGTGCGCGAGCTCGAAGGCGCGCTGCGCAAGATCCTTGCGTACTCGCGATTCCATGGCAAAGACATCACCATCGATATCGTCAAGGAAGCCCTGAAGGACTTGCTGTCGGTGCAGAACCGCCAGATTTCCGTGGAAAACATCCAGAAAACCGTGGCCGACTTCTTCAATATCAAGGTTGCCGACATGTATTCGAAACGCCGCCCCGCGAATATCGCCCGGCCGCGCCAGATCGCCATGTACCTGGCCAAGGAATTGACACAGAAGAGCCTGCCGGAGATCGGCGAACTGTTCGGCGGCCGCGACCACACCACGGTGCTGCATGCCGTGCGCAAGATCGCGCTGGACCGCACCAAGAATCCGGAATGCAACCATGAATTGCATGTGCTGGAGCAAACATTAAAAGGCTAA